A genomic stretch from Plasmodium reichenowi strain SY57 chromosome 2, whole genome shotgun sequence includes:
- a CDS encoding hypothetical protein (conserved Plasmodium protein, unknown function), whose amino-acid sequence MIDKVLKIRRGIYNICHIAHVYKKPPYKNPINILFYKKTQNYHCSEKRNDNKKENINEQINKQINNQINEKDDLLWNIFMFDRNISFFSVSFYVLLCATLTLHFYNNYYTNNKTTELDKAKEREQRNLIEVQEKRNQRGGNNT is encoded by the coding sequence ATGATAGATAAGGTTTTAAAAATTAGAAgaggaatatataatatatgtcACATTGCTCatgtttataaaaaacCTCCTTATAAAAATCCCAtaaatatacttttttataaaaaaacacaaaattatcattgtagcgaaaaaagaaatgacaataaaaaagagaatataaacgaacaaataaacaaacaaataaataatcaaataaatgaaaaagatgATTTGTTGtggaatatatttatgtttgATAGAAAcatatcctttttttctGTAAGCTTCTATGTTCTCTTATGTGCAACACTAACTTTACacttttataataattattatacgAATAATAAAACTACTGAACTTGATAAAGCAAAAGAAAGGGAGCAAAGAAACTTAATTGAAGtacaagaaaaaagaaatcaAAGGGGGGGAAATAACAcgtga